GAGCCCCACAGGGCTGATCGTGCCCGCCCGTTACCCCCACCACGCCCTTGGGCAACTCCAACTCGTCGGCGATCTTGTCGGGCACCTCACCGATTGGCGTTCCGGAAGGTGCCGTCTCCGGGAGCAGATCACGATCCACCCCCGCCAGATTCAACATCTTCTCCGACCAGTCCTTGCGTATTATGTCAAACATCATCGTCCGAGAGGCGAGCGACCAATCCTCCACCGGCCTGATCCCCAGCTTGAAGAGCACGAAATCCTCATAACCCAGGAACTTCCACGTTCTTCCGTATACATCGGGCTTATTTCTCCTGAGCCATATCAGCTTTGCCATCGTGGTTATGCCGCTGAGAGGCATGCCGGTTATCCTCATGATCTGAAGCTTGCTCATCCTCCCGCCGATCTCTTGGGCTATCTCATCGGCGCGCGAGTCGAAGGTGGTTATGGCCGTATCCAATATCTCACCGTCCTCGGAGACAGGGGTGACAGCTTCGCCCTGAGATGAGACGGCGAACGCCTTTATGGGGTCGCTTTTGGTCTCAGCGGCGACCTTTCTTATGGCATCCGCCACCTTTTGCCAAACCAGATTTGAGTCCAGCTCGGACCATCCCGGCCTTCGATGTATCAGAGGATACTCCCCATATGCCTGTGCGATGATCTGGCCGTCTAGGTTGAAGGCGATCGCCTTACATCCGGTTGTTCCGACGTCTACCCCCAGCAGGCTCATTCTTACCTCCCAATCTCATACAGCATGGGCGATTATGAAGACTGAGGCGGCATATATGCTCACGGCTATAAACGAGGCCGCGACGTTGGCCTTATCGGCTATCTCCTCGGACATCCTCGCCCTTGGCAGAAAGACCAGATCGGTTATCAGCCTTATAATCCATAGCAGGATGAAGGAGCAAACAACATACAGGAGAAAGATGGCGAGATCGGATGACCATCCGGTGAAATCTCCCAACATCCCCTGGTGTACCAGATATCCCACGGCGAAGAGGAATCCTCCGAAGGCCACTCCCGCGGCGGTGTTGTTTCTCTCACCTATCACCTCGTGCACGTCATATGGTGTGATTAGCTGATACCAGAGCCCCGCTAAAACCAGCATCGCT
The DNA window shown above is from Candidatus Poribacteria bacterium and carries:
- a CDS encoding DUF350 domain-containing protein, which gives rise to INDYLILYRFRNTKEIISDQNAGTGAVVAGGYIATGLIVRASIAGEGGGWLSVLIFFLLGQAMLVLAGLWYQLITPYDVHEVIGERNNTAAGVAFGGFLFAVGYLVHQGMLGDFTGWSSDLAIFLLYVVCSFILLWIIRLITDLVFLPRARMSEEIADKANVAASFIAVSIYAASVFIIAHAV